One Amorphoplanes digitatis genomic window carries:
- a CDS encoding HAD family hydrolase, which translates to MTPAVGFDLDMTLIDSRPGIRQAYRALTEKTGVWVDADLAVTRLGPPLRTELSEWFPPDEVEEAVTTYRALYPDHAIAPAAPTPGAVEALAAVRELGMRVVVVTSKLGRLATLHLEHLGMVADEVVGDLFAEGKAAALTEHGVRWYVGDHVADMVAACTAGVPGIGVTTGPCDEDELRRAGASHLMSDLTAFPALLRKIAVGCGTAAG; encoded by the coding sequence GTGACCCCGGCGGTCGGTTTCGACCTGGACATGACCCTGATCGACTCCCGCCCGGGCATTCGCCAGGCCTACCGGGCGCTGACGGAGAAGACCGGGGTGTGGGTCGACGCGGACCTGGCGGTCACCCGACTTGGCCCGCCATTGCGTACGGAGCTGAGCGAGTGGTTCCCGCCCGACGAGGTCGAGGAGGCGGTCACCACCTACCGGGCGCTGTACCCGGACCACGCGATCGCGCCGGCCGCCCCGACACCCGGGGCGGTCGAGGCGCTGGCGGCGGTCCGCGAGTTGGGCATGCGGGTGGTGGTGGTGACCTCCAAGCTGGGCCGGCTGGCAACACTGCACCTCGAGCACCTCGGCATGGTCGCCGACGAGGTCGTTGGTGACCTTTTCGCGGAGGGCAAGGCAGCGGCGCTGACCGAGCACGGCGTCCGGTGGTACGTGGGCGACCACGTCGCCGACATGGTCGCGGCGTGCACGGCCGGCGTCCCGGGCATCGGGGTCACCACCGGACCGTGTGACGAGGACGAGCTGCGTAGGGCCGGCGCCTCGCACTTGATGTCCGACTTGACGGCATTTCCGGCGCTGTTGCGAAAGATTGCGGTTGGGTGTGGCACGGCCGCTGGATAA
- a CDS encoding HAAS signaling domain-containing protein has product MSINKTDDAVAEYLQELESRLSGLPVLQRRELLADLEAHITSERIERAVVSEGEVLEILERLGSPEVVAAAAYEEAGLLQPAGAAAGRRLPPVPPPPDEPVFRGPAAPPPYAAPPPFSAPPPFVGPPVSPPPFIGHSPTKGQTGTGARVAIAVAIVAAVFIALGCLVGSLALSRGAEAPEPMTGIAPEPAVTAPLHDEVDLPD; this is encoded by the coding sequence ATGAGTATCAACAAGACCGACGACGCCGTCGCCGAGTACCTGCAAGAGCTGGAGTCGCGGCTCAGTGGCCTGCCGGTGTTGCAGCGCCGGGAGTTGCTCGCCGACCTCGAGGCGCACATCACCAGCGAGCGCATCGAGCGCGCGGTCGTCTCCGAGGGCGAGGTGCTGGAGATCCTCGAGCGCCTGGGCAGCCCGGAGGTCGTCGCGGCGGCCGCCTACGAGGAGGCCGGGCTGCTCCAGCCCGCCGGGGCCGCCGCCGGCCGGCGCCTGCCGCCGGTACCGCCGCCGCCGGACGAGCCGGTGTTCCGCGGCCCGGCCGCGCCGCCGCCGTACGCGGCGCCGCCGCCGTTCTCCGCGCCGCCGCCCTTCGTCGGGCCGCCGGTCTCCCCGCCGCCGTTCATCGGCCACTCGCCGACGAAGGGGCAGACCGGGACCGGGGCGCGGGTCGCCATCGCGGTGGCGATCGTCGCCGCGGTTTTCATCGCCCTGGGCTGCCTGGTCGGATCGCTCGCGCTGAGCCGGGGTGCGGAGGCGCCGGAACCCATGACGGGCATCGCGCCGGAGCCGGCAGTCACGGCGCCGCTCCACGACGAGGTGGACCTACCCGACTGA
- a CDS encoding PadR family transcriptional regulator, protein MADVAQLSTSLRRGTLEFCVLAMVEHEDRYGTEIVRRFGEERNLTASEGTIYPLLSRLRRVGWLDSKWSESPAGPPRRYYALTDTGRSALEHFRTEWVSFRQTVDRLVGTGVA, encoded by the coding sequence ATGGCAGATGTCGCGCAGCTCTCGACCAGCCTGCGGCGCGGGACACTCGAGTTCTGTGTGCTGGCAATGGTCGAGCATGAGGATCGCTACGGCACGGAGATCGTCCGGCGCTTCGGCGAGGAGCGGAACCTCACCGCCTCCGAGGGCACGATCTATCCGCTGCTCTCCCGGTTGCGCCGGGTTGGTTGGCTGGACAGCAAGTGGAGCGAGTCGCCCGCCGGGCCGCCGCGCCGCTACTACGCGCTCACCGACACAGGCCGGTCCGCGCTCGAGCACTTCCGCACGGAGTGGGTTTCCTTTCGACAGACCGTCGACCGTCTCGTAGGGACCGGTGTGGCATGA
- a CDS encoding helicase-associated domain-containing protein, with translation MATAFADQLRSLTDDALGALIQLRPDLVVPVPSDVSALAVRAQARGSVARCLDALDEFTLAVLDAGRLSRSAETALTSITAVLELTAGAADPEDVRTAIGRLRARFLLHGPEDALQVVGAVDEVSSPYPAGLGRPADYLDAQTAALCADRAKLRRTVLAAPPGARAVLDRLAAGPPVGTLSSGGTIAEPVQWLIDNHILVPVSEAGRAPRSDGELVELPREIGMLLRRDSGPLGPLRPAPPVPEGPARDPKSVDSAGTGQAMEAVRHVEALLEALSGEPAAVLKTGGLGVRDLKRLARAANLDEPAAALLIEVAYAAGLLGESDVTGAGRARAAAAVDEIFLPTGAYDLWRAMSIARRWEALANSWLAMTRQTGLIGQRDDRDRPINTLAPDAERAGSPQARREVLAVLADLAHGTAPKAGEVLEMLAWQAPRRARGREAVHRDALAGAATLGVTGLGAITSYGRLLLAEARPDDRDPLGAGAGGERVPGVSEAVRALDALLPAPVDHVLVQADLSVVVPGPPEPELAAELDVVAEPESAGGASVHRVTAASVRRALDVGYSAGDLHALFQRRSRTPVPQAMTYLIDDSARRHGGLRAGSAGSYVRSDDEALIAEVLADKRLGSLALRRLAPTVLCSPLQLVRLLGALRDAGFAPVAEDAAGSAVLARPKVRRAPTRTSASARLADQAVPLLAGPRLAGVVEQIRRGDIATRAARRTPVTVRAANGQSVPGLTSVQAHTQAMAVLQQAVRDKVRVWVGYVDTHGATLSRLVRPVSLSAGYLRAEDERTETLHTFALHRITAAVVEE, from the coding sequence ATGGCCACCGCATTCGCCGACCAGCTCCGGTCGCTCACCGATGACGCCCTGGGGGCGCTGATCCAGCTGCGCCCCGACCTCGTCGTGCCCGTGCCGTCCGACGTTTCCGCGCTGGCCGTGCGTGCGCAGGCCCGCGGCTCGGTCGCCCGCTGCCTCGATGCCCTTGACGAGTTCACGCTCGCCGTCCTCGATGCCGGCCGGCTGAGCCGCTCGGCCGAGACCGCGCTGACCTCGATCACCGCGGTGCTCGAGCTGACCGCCGGCGCCGCGGACCCGGAGGACGTCCGTACCGCGATCGGCCGCCTCCGCGCCCGGTTCCTGCTGCACGGCCCCGAGGACGCGCTCCAGGTCGTCGGCGCCGTCGACGAGGTGAGCTCGCCGTACCCCGCCGGCCTCGGCCGCCCGGCCGACTACCTCGATGCGCAGACGGCCGCCCTGTGCGCGGACCGGGCGAAGCTGCGCCGGACCGTGCTGGCCGCGCCGCCGGGCGCCCGGGCGGTGCTCGACCGGCTCGCCGCCGGCCCGCCGGTCGGGACGCTGAGCTCGGGCGGCACGATCGCCGAGCCGGTGCAATGGCTGATCGACAACCACATCCTGGTACCGGTCTCGGAGGCCGGCCGGGCGCCGCGGTCCGACGGTGAGCTGGTGGAGCTTCCGCGCGAGATCGGGATGCTGCTGCGCCGCGACTCGGGTCCGCTGGGCCCGCTGCGGCCGGCGCCGCCGGTACCCGAGGGCCCGGCGCGCGACCCCAAGTCCGTCGACTCGGCCGGGACGGGACAGGCGATGGAGGCCGTCCGGCACGTCGAGGCCCTGCTGGAGGCGCTGTCGGGCGAGCCGGCCGCGGTGCTCAAGACCGGCGGCCTCGGCGTGCGCGACCTCAAGCGCCTGGCCCGCGCCGCGAATCTCGACGAGCCCGCGGCCGCCCTGCTGATCGAGGTGGCCTACGCGGCCGGCCTGCTCGGCGAGTCCGACGTGACCGGCGCCGGCCGCGCCCGGGCCGCCGCCGCGGTCGACGAGATCTTCCTGCCCACCGGGGCCTACGACCTGTGGCGGGCCATGAGCATCGCCCGGCGCTGGGAGGCGCTGGCGAACTCGTGGCTCGCGATGACCCGCCAGACCGGCCTGATCGGCCAGCGCGACGACCGCGACCGGCCGATCAACACGCTCGCGCCGGACGCCGAGCGGGCCGGGTCCCCGCAGGCACGCCGCGAGGTCCTCGCCGTGCTCGCCGACCTCGCACACGGCACCGCGCCGAAGGCCGGCGAGGTCCTCGAGATGCTCGCCTGGCAGGCGCCGCGCCGGGCCCGCGGCCGGGAGGCCGTGCACCGCGACGCCCTGGCCGGCGCCGCGACGCTGGGCGTCACCGGGCTGGGCGCGATCACCTCGTACGGTCGGCTGCTGCTGGCCGAGGCCCGGCCCGACGACCGGGACCCGCTGGGCGCCGGAGCGGGCGGCGAGCGGGTGCCCGGCGTCTCCGAGGCGGTACGCGCCCTCGACGCGCTGCTGCCCGCCCCGGTCGACCACGTGCTGGTCCAGGCGGACCTCTCCGTGGTCGTGCCCGGCCCGCCCGAGCCGGAGCTGGCGGCGGAGCTGGACGTCGTCGCCGAGCCCGAGTCCGCGGGCGGGGCCAGCGTGCACCGGGTGACCGCGGCCAGCGTGCGGCGGGCCCTCGACGTCGGCTACAGCGCCGGCGACCTGCACGCGCTCTTCCAGCGCCGGTCACGCACCCCGGTGCCGCAGGCGATGACCTACCTGATCGACGACTCGGCACGCCGGCACGGCGGCCTGCGCGCCGGTTCGGCCGGGTCGTACGTGCGCAGCGACGACGAGGCGCTGATCGCCGAGGTGCTGGCCGACAAGCGGCTGGGCAGCCTGGCGCTGCGCAGGCTCGCCCCGACGGTGCTGTGCAGCCCGCTGCAACTGGTCCGGCTGCTCGGCGCGCTGCGGGACGCCGGCTTCGCCCCGGTGGCCGAGGACGCCGCCGGTTCGGCAGTGCTGGCCCGGCCCAAGGTCCGGCGCGCGCCGACCCGTACCTCCGCCTCGGCCCGGCTGGCCGACCAGGCCGTGCCCCTGCTGGCGGGGCCCCGCCTGGCCGGGGTGGTCGAGCAGATCCGGCGCGGCGACATCGCGACCCGCGCGGCCCGCCGCACCCCGGTCACGGTCCGCGCGGCGAACGGTCAGAGCGTTCCCGGGCTGACCTCGGTGCAGGCACACACCCAGGCGATGGCGGTGCTCCAGCAGGCCGTACGCGACAAGGTCCGGGTCTGGGTCGGCTACGTGGACACGCACGGGGCGACGCTGTCCCGGCTGGTCCGGCCGGTGTCGCTGAGCGCGGGCTACCTTCGCGCCGAGGACGAACGGACCGAAACGCTGCATACCTTCGCCCTGCACCGGATCACGGCCGCGGTCGTCGAGGAGTAG
- a CDS encoding NUDIX domain-containing protein, protein MALTWAESYLGRVRSSVGDADTILFVGARGVILDEQNRLLLIQRSDNRRWAIPAGAMELGESMQECAIREVWEETGLRATSLTPFAFYSSYTFTNEWGHSYQQILMSFRIHTWEGELCKVTDESVDAGFFPLDALPGPKSRIIDETLADLATFEATGQMVLK, encoded by the coding sequence GTGGCGTTGACGTGGGCTGAGTCTTATCTGGGTCGGGTTCGTTCGAGCGTCGGCGATGCCGACACGATCCTGTTCGTGGGTGCCCGCGGCGTGATCCTCGACGAGCAGAACCGCCTCCTGCTGATCCAGCGTTCGGACAATCGCCGCTGGGCGATCCCGGCGGGCGCGATGGAGCTGGGCGAGAGCATGCAGGAGTGCGCGATCCGCGAGGTCTGGGAGGAGACCGGGCTGCGGGCGACCTCGCTGACCCCGTTCGCCTTCTACAGCTCCTACACGTTCACGAACGAGTGGGGCCACTCCTACCAGCAGATCCTGATGTCCTTCCGGATTCACACCTGGGAGGGCGAGCTGTGCAAGGTGACCGACGAGTCGGTGGACGCCGGCTTCTTCCCGCTGGACGCGCTGCCCGGGCCGAAGTCGAGGATCATCGACGAGACGCTGGCCGACCTGGCGACATTCGAGGCGACCGGGCAGATGGTGCTGAAGTAG
- a CDS encoding DUF6232 family protein, whose product MRTYYRGPDAVVTTDIFVGNGAPRTKFAVRDLRNVCITHTDEEHLRPSAARSAVGLLTIALATVPLWLASPLLALTVIALGIPATAAAAMFWRLRPQRWELRATYRGTEVTLYTSADERVFNQVSRALRRAIENSRPPALWDDLAAA is encoded by the coding sequence ATGCGCACCTACTACCGTGGACCCGACGCCGTAGTGACCACCGACATTTTCGTGGGTAACGGCGCGCCGAGGACGAAGTTCGCCGTCCGCGACCTGAGGAACGTCTGCATCACGCACACCGACGAGGAGCACCTCCGCCCGAGCGCCGCCCGGTCGGCCGTCGGCCTGCTGACCATCGCCCTGGCGACCGTGCCGCTGTGGCTGGCGTCACCGCTGCTGGCCCTGACGGTGATCGCCCTGGGCATACCGGCGACGGCGGCGGCCGCCATGTTCTGGCGGCTGCGCCCGCAGCGGTGGGAGCTGCGGGCGACCTACCGGGGCACCGAGGTGACCCTATACACCTCGGCAGACGAGCGGGTGTTCAACCAGGTGAGCCGGGCCCTGCGCCGCGCGATAGAGAATTCCCGCCCGCCGGCGCTCTGGGACGACCTCGCCGCCGCATAG
- the ligD gene encoding non-homologous end-joining DNA ligase: MASEPGRGAKAGTRLPVQIEGRDLELSNLDKLMYPAAGFTKGEVVDYYTRVSPVLLPHLRGRALTRIRYPNGVDGAHFFEKNAPGGTPSWVRLETLPVPGSTKSRETIDFVVVDELATLVWVANLASLELHTPQWRIGADPDLMVVDLDPGAPSGLKECCGVAMLVRDRLAEDGVTAYPKTSGKKGMQLCCPISGEQDAEVVSGYAKRVAEELEAMVPGSITAKMARAIRPGKVFIDWSQNAAAKTTVTPYSLRALSSPSASTPLTWDEVEAFATGEEPARQFGAAEVLERVAEHGDLLEGLLTRGVRLP; this comes from the coding sequence ATGGCGAGTGAACCGGGCCGGGGCGCCAAGGCGGGCACGCGGCTGCCCGTGCAGATCGAGGGGCGCGACCTTGAGCTGTCCAATCTCGACAAGCTGATGTACCCGGCGGCGGGCTTCACCAAGGGTGAGGTCGTCGACTACTACACCCGGGTGTCGCCGGTGCTGCTGCCGCACCTCAGAGGCCGGGCGCTGACCCGGATCCGCTACCCGAACGGCGTCGACGGCGCGCACTTCTTCGAGAAGAACGCGCCCGGCGGTACGCCGTCGTGGGTGCGGCTGGAGACGCTGCCGGTGCCGGGCTCCACCAAGTCCCGGGAGACCATCGACTTCGTGGTCGTCGACGAGCTGGCGACGCTCGTCTGGGTGGCGAATCTCGCGTCGCTCGAGCTGCACACACCACAGTGGCGGATCGGGGCTGACCCCGATCTCATGGTGGTCGACCTGGATCCGGGCGCGCCGAGCGGGCTCAAGGAGTGCTGCGGGGTCGCGATGCTCGTGCGCGACCGGCTGGCCGAGGACGGCGTCACCGCGTACCCGAAAACGTCCGGAAAGAAGGGGATGCAGCTGTGCTGTCCGATCTCCGGCGAGCAGGACGCCGAGGTCGTCTCCGGTTATGCCAAGAGGGTCGCCGAGGAGCTGGAGGCCATGGTTCCCGGCTCGATCACCGCCAAGATGGCGCGGGCGATCCGGCCGGGCAAGGTCTTCATCGACTGGAGTCAGAACGCCGCGGCGAAGACGACGGTGACGCCCTACTCGCTGCGGGCGCTGTCGTCGCCGTCCGCGTCGACGCCGCTCACCTGGGACGAGGTGGAGGCGTTCGCGACGGGCGAGGAGCCGGCCCGGCAGTTCGGTGCGGCCGAGGTGCTGGAGCGCGTCGCCGAGCACGGTGACCTGCTGGAGGGCCTGCTCACCCGGGGTGTGCGCCTGCCCTGA
- the ligD gene encoding non-homologous end-joining DNA ligase, whose product MPGAPLSPMLATPGPLPRGPGWSYEFKWDGVRVLSSFSGGPPRLWARSGAAVTAAYPEVAALSLPPGSLLDGEMVVLDAGGRPSFTALAERMHVRDPARAAKLAVTLPVTYMIFDLLRLGGESLLSLPYAGRRARLEELDLGTGHWMVPPAFTDGPATEAAARENRLEGVMAKRLDTPYVPGARSADWIKVKFDRTGDYVIGGWRPGVRKLGGLLVGLPGPGGRLRFRGRVGGGIGAAAERDLLAALEPLVVRESPFAPGAVPREDARGAHWVSPDLVVEVRYGNRTPDRRLRFPRFLRLRPDKSPDECVEEDDDGE is encoded by the coding sequence GTGCCGGGTGCGCCGCTCTCGCCGATGCTCGCCACCCCGGGCCCGCTGCCGCGCGGACCGGGGTGGAGTTACGAGTTCAAATGGGACGGTGTCCGTGTCCTTTCGTCCTTTTCCGGCGGCCCGCCGCGGCTCTGGGCGCGCTCCGGCGCGGCCGTGACGGCCGCCTATCCCGAGGTCGCCGCGCTGTCCCTGCCACCCGGTTCGCTGCTCGACGGCGAGATGGTGGTGCTGGACGCGGGTGGCCGTCCGTCGTTCACCGCCCTCGCCGAGCGGATGCACGTCCGGGACCCGGCCCGGGCGGCCAAGCTGGCGGTGACCCTCCCGGTCACCTACATGATCTTCGACCTGCTCCGGCTCGGCGGGGAGTCGCTGCTCTCTCTCCCGTACGCAGGACGGCGCGCCCGCCTCGAGGAGCTCGATCTGGGGACGGGGCACTGGATGGTGCCGCCGGCGTTCACCGATGGGCCGGCGACCGAGGCCGCCGCCCGCGAGAACCGCCTCGAGGGCGTCATGGCGAAGCGGCTGGACACGCCGTACGTGCCGGGTGCCCGGTCGGCGGACTGGATCAAGGTCAAGTTCGACCGCACCGGCGACTACGTCATCGGCGGGTGGCGGCCCGGCGTACGCAAGCTCGGCGGCCTGCTTGTCGGCCTGCCCGGCCCGGGCGGGCGGCTGCGGTTCCGGGGCCGGGTCGGCGGTGGGATCGGGGCGGCCGCCGAGCGGGACCTGCTGGCCGCGCTGGAGCCGCTGGTGGTCCGGGAGTCGCCGTTCGCGCCCGGCGCGGTGCCCCGGGAGGACGCCCGCGGCGCGCACTGGGTCAGCCCCGATCTCGTGGTCGAGGTCCGCTACGGCAACCGGACACCCGACCGCCGGCTGCGGTTCCCGCGTTTCCTGCGGCTGCGCCCGGACAAGTCTCCGGACGAGTGCGTGGAGGAGGACGACGATGGCGAGTGA
- a CDS encoding Ku protein, translating into MRAIWKGAVSFGLVSIAVKLFSATEEKDIRFHQVHRTDGGRIKYKRTCSIDGEEVTYDDIAKGYDLGGGEMVILTDEDFAELPLTTSRAIDVLQFVPAEQIDPLLFAKAYYLEPEGQAAKPYVLLRDALAESDRVAIVKIALRQREQLATLRVHDDVLVLNTMLWPDEVRTPDFGFLDEEIETRPAELAMAASLIDSMAGSFKADEFTDNYRAALQEVIDAKVEGREIVAPEEAEEAPAAAVDLMAALKASVERAKKARGETAEATTASTPRKTAAAKKAAPAKKAAAKKAAPAKATKSAAEKPPAKRAARKSA; encoded by the coding sequence ATGCGAGCGATCTGGAAGGGCGCGGTCTCGTTCGGCCTGGTGTCGATCGCCGTCAAGCTCTTCTCCGCGACCGAGGAGAAGGACATCCGCTTCCACCAGGTGCACCGCACCGACGGCGGCCGGATCAAGTACAAGCGGACCTGCTCGATCGACGGCGAGGAGGTGACCTACGACGACATCGCCAAGGGCTACGACCTCGGCGGCGGCGAGATGGTCATCCTGACCGACGAGGACTTCGCCGAGCTGCCGCTGACCACCTCGCGGGCGATCGACGTGCTCCAGTTCGTGCCGGCCGAGCAGATCGATCCGCTGCTCTTCGCCAAGGCGTACTACCTCGAGCCGGAGGGCCAGGCGGCCAAGCCCTACGTGCTGCTGCGGGACGCGCTGGCCGAGTCCGACCGGGTCGCCATCGTCAAGATCGCCCTGCGCCAGCGGGAGCAGCTCGCGACGCTGCGGGTGCACGACGACGTCCTGGTGCTCAACACGATGCTCTGGCCTGACGAGGTCCGCACCCCGGACTTCGGCTTCCTCGACGAGGAGATCGAGACCCGCCCGGCCGAGCTGGCCATGGCCGCCTCGCTCATCGACTCGATGGCCGGCAGCTTCAAGGCCGACGAGTTCACCGACAACTACCGGGCCGCGCTCCAGGAGGTCATCGACGCGAAGGTCGAGGGCCGCGAGATCGTCGCGCCCGAGGAGGCCGAGGAGGCGCCCGCCGCCGCGGTCGACCTCATGGCCGCGCTCAAGGCGAGCGTCGAGCGCGCCAAGAAGGCCCGGGGCGAGACGGCCGAGGCCACCACCGCGAGCACCCCCCGCAAGACCGCCGCGGCGAAGAAGGCGGCCCCGGCGAAGAAGGCGGCCGCCAAGAAGGCGGCACCGGCCAAGGCCACGAAGTCCGCCGCCGAGAAGCCCCCGGCCAAGCGGGCGGCGAGGAAGTCCGCGTGA
- a CDS encoding DNA repair helicase XPB, translated as MTGGPLIVQSDKTLLLEVEHPDAKACRMAIAPFAELERSPEHVHTYRLTPLGLWNARAAGHDAESVVDSLIKYSRYPVPHALLVDVAETMDRYGRLQLINDPSHGLVLRGLDKIVLIEVAKSKKLAGMLGARIDDETITVHASERGRLKQALLKLGWPAEDLAGYVDGEAHAISLAEDGWKLRSYQQEAVDGFWAGGSGVVVLPCGAGKTLVGAAAMAVASATTLILVTNTVAGRQWKRELVARTSLTEDEIGEYSGERKEIRPVTIATYQVLTSRRGGAFTHLDLFGARDWGLVIYDEVHLLPAPIFRFTADLQARRRLGLTATLVREDGREGDVFSLIGPKRYDAPWKDIEAQGWIAPAECIEVRVTLTDAERMTYAVTEAEERYRVAATARTKLPVIRALVEKHPDEQVLVIGAYIDQLHQLGEFLDAPVLQGSTTNKERERLFDAFRSGELRTLVISKVGNFSIDLPEAAVAIQVSGTFGSRQEEAQRLGRVLRPKADGRQAHFYTVVSRDTIDTEYAAHRQRFLAEQGYAYTIVDADDVLGPPLPKID; from the coding sequence GTGACCGGCGGACCTCTGATCGTGCAATCCGACAAGACTCTGCTGCTGGAAGTCGAACATCCGGACGCGAAGGCCTGTCGGATGGCGATCGCACCGTTCGCGGAGTTGGAGCGCTCCCCCGAGCACGTGCACACCTACCGACTGACCCCGCTGGGCCTCTGGAACGCGCGTGCCGCGGGGCACGACGCCGAGAGCGTGGTCGACTCCCTGATCAAATACTCGCGCTACCCGGTGCCGCACGCGCTGCTCGTCGACGTCGCCGAGACCATGGACCGCTACGGCCGGCTCCAGTTGATCAACGACCCGTCGCACGGGCTGGTCCTGCGCGGGCTCGACAAGATCGTGTTGATCGAGGTCGCCAAGAGCAAGAAGCTGGCCGGCATGCTCGGCGCCCGCATCGACGACGAGACGATCACGGTGCACGCCTCGGAGCGCGGCCGGCTCAAGCAGGCGCTGCTCAAGCTCGGCTGGCCGGCCGAGGACCTGGCCGGTTACGTGGACGGCGAGGCGCACGCGATCTCACTGGCCGAGGACGGCTGGAAGCTGCGCTCCTACCAGCAGGAGGCCGTCGACGGCTTCTGGGCCGGCGGCTCCGGCGTCGTCGTGCTGCCCTGCGGCGCCGGCAAGACGCTCGTCGGCGCGGCGGCGATGGCGGTCGCCTCGGCCACCACCCTGATCCTGGTGACGAACACGGTCGCCGGCCGGCAGTGGAAGCGCGAGCTGGTGGCCCGCACCTCGCTGACCGAGGACGAGATCGGCGAGTACTCGGGCGAGCGCAAGGAGATCCGCCCGGTCACCATCGCGACGTACCAGGTGCTCACCTCGCGGCGCGGCGGCGCCTTCACCCACCTCGACCTGTTCGGCGCGCGCGACTGGGGCCTGGTCATCTACGACGAGGTGCACTTGCTGCCGGCCCCGATCTTCCGGTTCACCGCGGACCTGCAGGCCCGCCGTCGGCTCGGCCTGACCGCGACCCTGGTACGCGAGGACGGCCGCGAGGGCGACGTGTTCTCGCTGATCGGTCCGAAGCGCTACGACGCGCCGTGGAAGGACATCGAGGCGCAGGGCTGGATCGCCCCGGCCGAGTGCATCGAGGTCCGGGTGACCCTCACGGACGCCGAGCGCATGACGTACGCCGTGACCGAGGCCGAGGAGCGCTATCGGGTGGCGGCCACCGCCCGCACCAAGCTGCCGGTGATCCGGGCCCTGGTGGAGAAGCACCCGGACGAGCAGGTGCTGGTGATCGGCGCCTACATCGACCAGCTGCACCAACTGGGCGAGTTTCTGGACGCCCCGGTCCTGCAGGGCTCGACGACGAACAAGGAGCGCGAGCGGCTCTTCGACGCGTTCCGCTCGGGCGAGCTGCGCACGCTGGTGATCTCCAAGGTCGGCAACTTCAGCATCGACCTGCCCGAGGCGGCCGTGGCGATCCAGGTGTCGGGCACGTTCGGCTCACGCCAGGAGGAGGCACAGCGGCTGGGCCGGGTGCTGCGCCCGAAGGCAGACGGCCGGCAGGCGCACTTCTACACGGTGGTCTCGCGCGACACCATCGACACCGAGTACGCGGCGCACCGCCAGCGCTTCCTGGCCGAGCAGGGGTACGCCTACACGATCGTCGACGCGGACGACGTGCTCGGCCCACCCCTGCCCAAGATCGACTGA
- a CDS encoding cold-shock protein → MPTGRVKWYDAAKGFGFVTSDEGGDVFLPKGALPTGTADLKAGQRLEFGVVDSRKGAQAMGVKVLDAPPSMVELRRRPADELHGMVEDMIKVIEAKIQPDLRRGRYPDKRTAQKIAQLVHAVARELEV, encoded by the coding sequence GTGCCCACGGGTCGAGTGAAGTGGTACGACGCGGCGAAGGGTTTCGGGTTCGTCACCAGTGACGAGGGTGGGGACGTGTTCCTGCCCAAGGGCGCTCTGCCCACCGGGACCGCCGACCTGAAGGCCGGTCAGCGGCTGGAGTTCGGTGTGGTCGACAGCCGCAAGGGCGCGCAGGCGATGGGCGTGAAGGTCCTCGACGCCCCGCCGTCCATGGTCGAGCTGCGCCGGCGCCCAGCCGATGAGCTGCACGGCATGGTGGAAGACATGATCAAGGTGATCGAGGCGAAGATCCAGCCGGACCTGCGCCGCGGTCGCTACCCCGATAAGCGCACGGCACAGAAGATCGCGCAGCTGGTGCACGCGGTCGCCCGCGAGCTCGAGGTCTAG
- a CDS encoding DUF2231 domain-containing protein, with the protein MDSRLRIANQAVQPVLVMFPLGLFAMAVLFDIGDLLGGPEILGALAYWNIVAGLVGGVLAALASAVDLIFVPNGTPAKRIGVLQGLANMGVLILFAVILMLRMRTPDRVIGVGLLLVELLALAGAVLGAWYGGKMADRRTGGVYQGATSAPSARSPRMSPGRPASRR; encoded by the coding sequence ATGGACAGTCGACTCAGAATCGCGAACCAGGCCGTCCAGCCGGTGCTGGTGATGTTTCCCCTCGGCCTGTTCGCCATGGCCGTACTCTTCGATATCGGTGATCTTCTCGGCGGCCCAGAGATCCTCGGCGCGCTCGCCTACTGGAACATCGTCGCCGGCCTGGTCGGCGGGGTGCTCGCCGCGCTGGCCTCCGCCGTCGACCTGATCTTCGTGCCCAACGGCACGCCGGCGAAGCGCATCGGGGTGCTACAGGGCCTGGCCAACATGGGTGTGCTGATCCTCTTCGCGGTCATCCTGATGCTGCGGATGCGCACGCCCGACCGCGTGATCGGCGTCGGCCTGCTCCTGGTGGAGCTGCTCGCCCTGGCCGGTGCGGTGCTCGGTGCCTGGTACGGCGGGAAGATGGCCGACCGGCGCACCGGTGGCGTGTATCAGGGCGCTACTTCAGCACCATCTGCCCGGTCGCCTCGAATGTCGCCAGGTCGGCCAGCGTCTCGTCGATGA